In Rhodothermus marinus DSM 4252, a single genomic region encodes these proteins:
- a CDS encoding DJ-1/PfpI family protein, with product MAAKRILMIVGDFGEDYEIMVPFQALQAVGFQVDAVCPGKKKGQKVRTAVHDFEGDQTYSEKPGHNFQLNATFDEIRPEDYDALVIPGGRAPEYLRLNDRVLEIVRHFAQNNKPIAAICHGLQILTAADVLKGRRCTAYPAVGPEVKAAGGEYVEVPADEVVVDGNLVTAPAWPAHPRWLAEFFKVLGLRIEHEEAAMA from the coding sequence ATGGCTGCCAAGCGAATTCTGATGATCGTCGGGGACTTCGGCGAGGACTACGAGATCATGGTCCCCTTCCAGGCGCTGCAGGCCGTCGGTTTCCAGGTCGATGCCGTCTGCCCGGGCAAGAAGAAAGGCCAGAAGGTCCGCACCGCTGTACACGACTTCGAGGGCGACCAGACCTACTCCGAAAAGCCCGGCCACAACTTCCAGCTCAACGCCACCTTCGACGAGATCCGTCCGGAGGACTACGATGCGCTGGTGATTCCGGGTGGTCGGGCGCCCGAGTATCTGCGCCTGAATGATCGCGTGCTGGAGATCGTCCGCCACTTCGCCCAGAATAACAAGCCGATCGCGGCCATCTGCCACGGGCTGCAGATCCTGACCGCGGCGGACGTGCTGAAGGGCCGTCGCTGCACGGCCTACCCGGCCGTCGGTCCTGAAGTGAAGGCGGCCGGTGGCGAGTACGTCGAGGTGCCGGCCGATGAGGTCGTGGTGGACGGCAACCTGGTAACGGCGCCGGCCTGGCCAGCTCATCCGCGCTGGCTGGCCGAATTCTTCAAGGTGCTCGGGCTGCGCATCGAACACGAGGAAGCCGCCATGGCCTGA
- a CDS encoding TonB-dependent receptor has product MRRISLMLLCLLGLPLAGYAQGVTTAALTGTVTDERGDPLPGANVVAVHEPTGTQYGTTTQIDGRYALLNLLPGGPYTVTVSFVGYQTRRETDLMLPLGQTRVLDFTLAEATVELQALEVVGVRSSVLNSDRTGARTNIDEATIERVPTITRSLADFTRLTPQATGGFSLAGRNNRYNNIQIDGATLNDVFGLSGTGMPGGQADAQPISLDAIQEFNIDIAPFDVRYNGFTGGSINAVTKSGTNRLSGSVRYLGRNQNFVGDLKTPDGETVPFGDFSEYTLVGNLGGPIQPNRAFFFVNAEYQRRKTPLDVGVQGSRAATIFPVALDSLNRIIEIARTRYGYDPGGFDPLSNGTDNFKLLAKIDWNLAPNHRLTLRHNYVNADKDEGISRGTFSFDLSNRRWIFESVQNSTVLELKSTFGTNLFNEARLVYTRIRDKRTVKAQPFPQVSILVNNRYTVNLGIDRFSQANALDQDLWEFTDNLTYFRGKHTITVGTSNQIYRFSNLFIQDYYGAYEFNSIADFEAGRPSRYFFSYSLLDDPKPRAEFTAYQLGFYVQDQYQATPHLSVTVGLRVDVPLYPDKPLYNPAVPEAFPGYSTATTASGNLLWSPRLGFNWDLSKGARTTQLRGGTGIFSGRTPFVWISNQYSNTGVDFGRVDARNLPEGCFVPEPDPAAQPRPGTALGTTCGLAPITTTEVNLIDEDFKFPQVWRTDLALDQQLPYGLIGTIEFLYSKTINDVVFENLNIVRTGTAQGGRVLYGTPSFNGSTARKDPRFTNAILLKNTDKGYSTSLTVGVQREAQAEGLSGALFYTWNRAENVNNATSSRAISNWQYNEARDVNNPELGTADFEVRHRILAHLSYRVRYQQRFATTVTLIYEGRSGSPFTWIYNGNANADTRRDNDPIYVPASPDEIVFTSDSPGGWDELNAFIESEPSLRKYRGQIVPRNSARAPWRNLLDLQVLQEVQTLGTQRLEITATLLNVLNLLNSDWGKVRYTLFDTVRLMDFQGYDDQGRAIVRFTPVQDRDDLFITDDLASRWQLQLGVRYVF; this is encoded by the coding sequence ATGCGACGAATCAGCCTGATGCTGCTTTGCCTGCTGGGGCTCCCCCTGGCAGGCTATGCCCAGGGTGTGACGACCGCCGCCCTGACGGGCACGGTCACCGACGAACGCGGCGACCCCCTGCCGGGCGCCAACGTGGTGGCCGTGCATGAACCCACCGGCACTCAGTATGGCACCACCACCCAGATCGACGGCCGCTATGCGCTGCTGAACCTGCTGCCCGGCGGCCCCTATACCGTGACGGTTTCGTTCGTGGGGTACCAGACCCGTCGCGAAACCGACCTGATGCTCCCGCTGGGACAGACGCGCGTGCTCGACTTCACGCTCGCCGAAGCGACCGTAGAACTCCAGGCGCTCGAGGTGGTCGGCGTGCGCAGCTCGGTACTGAACTCCGACCGCACAGGCGCCCGCACCAACATCGACGAAGCCACCATCGAGCGGGTGCCCACCATCACGCGCAGCCTGGCCGACTTCACCCGGCTGACCCCTCAGGCCACCGGAGGCTTTTCGCTGGCCGGCCGCAACAACCGCTACAACAACATCCAGATCGACGGCGCCACGCTCAACGACGTCTTCGGCCTTTCGGGCACCGGGATGCCGGGCGGTCAGGCCGACGCCCAGCCCATCTCGCTGGACGCCATCCAGGAGTTCAACATCGACATTGCCCCCTTTGACGTCCGATACAACGGATTCACCGGCGGATCCATCAACGCCGTCACGAAAAGCGGCACGAATCGTTTGAGCGGCTCGGTGCGTTACCTGGGCCGTAACCAGAACTTCGTGGGCGATCTGAAAACACCCGACGGCGAGACGGTCCCCTTCGGCGACTTTTCGGAGTACACGCTGGTAGGCAACCTCGGCGGCCCCATTCAGCCCAACCGCGCCTTCTTCTTTGTCAACGCGGAATACCAGCGCCGCAAAACACCGCTGGACGTGGGCGTGCAGGGCAGCCGGGCCGCCACCATCTTTCCGGTAGCACTGGACTCGCTGAACCGGATCATCGAGATAGCGCGCACCCGCTATGGCTACGACCCCGGCGGCTTCGATCCGCTTTCCAACGGTACGGACAACTTCAAACTGCTGGCCAAAATCGACTGGAATCTGGCGCCCAACCATCGGCTGACGCTGCGCCACAACTACGTCAATGCCGACAAGGACGAGGGCATCAGCCGGGGCACGTTCAGCTTCGACCTGTCGAACCGGCGCTGGATCTTCGAAAGCGTCCAGAATTCGACGGTACTGGAACTGAAGAGCACCTTTGGCACCAATCTGTTCAACGAAGCGCGGCTGGTCTATACGCGCATCCGGGATAAGCGGACCGTTAAAGCCCAGCCGTTCCCGCAGGTGAGCATTCTGGTGAACAACCGCTACACGGTCAACCTGGGCATTGACCGCTTCTCCCAGGCCAATGCGCTGGACCAGGACCTGTGGGAGTTCACCGACAACCTGACCTACTTCCGCGGCAAGCATACGATCACCGTAGGCACCAGCAACCAGATCTATCGCTTCAGCAACCTGTTCATTCAGGATTACTACGGCGCCTACGAATTCAACAGCATTGCCGACTTCGAAGCCGGGCGGCCCTCGCGCTACTTCTTCAGCTACTCGTTGCTGGATGATCCCAAGCCGCGCGCCGAGTTCACGGCCTACCAGCTCGGCTTCTACGTACAGGACCAGTATCAGGCGACGCCTCACCTGAGCGTGACGGTTGGCCTGCGCGTGGACGTACCGCTGTATCCGGACAAGCCGCTCTATAACCCGGCCGTGCCGGAGGCTTTCCCCGGCTACAGCACCGCCACGACGGCCAGCGGCAACCTGCTCTGGTCGCCACGCCTGGGCTTCAACTGGGATCTGTCGAAGGGGGCCCGCACCACCCAGCTCCGGGGTGGAACCGGCATCTTCTCGGGCCGCACGCCCTTCGTATGGATTTCCAACCAGTACAGCAACACGGGTGTAGATTTCGGACGCGTCGACGCACGGAATCTACCCGAAGGCTGCTTTGTGCCCGAACCGGATCCCGCCGCCCAGCCGCGTCCGGGCACCGCGCTGGGTACCACCTGCGGTCTGGCGCCCATCACGACCACCGAGGTCAACCTGATCGACGAGGATTTCAAGTTCCCGCAGGTCTGGCGTACCGACCTGGCGCTCGACCAGCAATTGCCCTACGGGCTGATCGGTACCATTGAATTCCTCTATTCGAAGACGATCAACGATGTGGTCTTCGAGAACCTGAACATCGTCCGGACCGGTACGGCCCAGGGCGGCCGCGTGCTGTACGGCACACCGAGCTTCAACGGTTCGACCGCCCGCAAAGACCCGCGCTTCACGAACGCCATCCTGCTCAAAAATACCGACAAGGGCTACAGCACGAGCCTGACGGTGGGCGTACAACGTGAAGCCCAGGCCGAAGGGCTGAGCGGCGCCCTGTTCTACACGTGGAACCGGGCCGAAAACGTCAACAACGCCACCTCAAGCCGCGCCATCTCGAACTGGCAGTACAACGAAGCCCGCGACGTGAACAATCCGGAGCTGGGCACGGCCGACTTCGAGGTGCGCCACCGTATTCTGGCCCACCTGTCCTATCGCGTGCGCTACCAGCAGCGCTTTGCCACCACCGTCACGCTGATCTACGAAGGGCGCTCTGGAAGTCCCTTCACCTGGATCTACAACGGCAACGCGAATGCCGACACGCGCCGCGACAACGATCCGATCTACGTGCCGGCCAGCCCGGACGAGATCGTCTTCACGTCGGACTCGCCCGGCGGCTGGGACGAACTGAATGCCTTCATCGAAAGCGAACCCAGCCTGCGGAAGTACCGCGGCCAGATCGTGCCGCGCAACTCGGCCCGGGCTCCCTGGCGTAACCTGCTGGATCTTCAGGTACTCCAGGAGGTCCAGACACTGGGCACGCAGCGGCTGGAAATCACCGCCACGCTCCTGAACGTGCTCAACCTGCTCAACAGCGACTGGGGCAAGGTTCGCTACACCCTTTTCGATACGGTCCGTCTGATGGACTTCCAGGGCTACGACGATCAGGGCCGGGCCATCGTGCGCTTCACGCCGGTGCAGGACCGGGACGATCTGTTCATCACAGACGACCTGGCCTCGCGCTGGCAGCTTCAGCTCGGTGTGCGCTACGTGTTCTAA
- a CDS encoding DoxX family protein, whose product MWRDPEKRRDLGLLVVRIGLGLTFLFIHGGPKLLGGPERWARVGGAMQVFGIDFAPTFWGLVAALSEAVGGGLLLLLGLFFPWALIFPTLTLLVAALGHLTGLIPGGPWYPLELAIVFIALMLTGPGRYSLDARRAGNR is encoded by the coding sequence ATGTGGCGTGATCCTGAAAAGCGTCGCGATCTGGGCCTGCTGGTCGTTCGGATCGGCCTGGGCCTGACGTTTCTGTTCATCCACGGCGGCCCCAAACTGCTGGGCGGACCGGAGCGCTGGGCGCGCGTCGGCGGCGCCATGCAGGTCTTCGGGATCGACTTTGCGCCGACCTTCTGGGGTCTGGTAGCCGCGCTTTCGGAGGCGGTCGGCGGCGGCCTGCTGCTCCTGCTGGGGCTGTTTTTCCCGTGGGCGCTGATCTTCCCGACGCTCACGCTCCTGGTGGCCGCACTCGGACATCTGACGGGACTGATTCCCGGCGGCCCCTGGTATCCGCTGGAGCTGGCCATCGTCTTCATCGCCCTGATGCTGACGGGCCCTGGCCGCTACAGCCTCGACGCCCGCCGCGCCGGCAACAGGTAA
- a CDS encoding HAF repeat-containing protein: MSARFLTSIWHVCVLVLAGIIGLASFASAQTLTWLGAPEAWENSTAEGVSSDGQTVVGYFTPAGTYLSRAFRWTSRFGSFLLDPRYEGSTATAVSGDGNTVVGRAYLNNDATNRNFPFVWFAFSIDLNGDGYNDLIRLNPPDTDDGVATDLSEDGQIIVGYYKDENGNNQAFWRTDQGFIVLGTLGGSTSAALAISPDGSVVVGSSENSFGNTHAFRWTSNEGIQPLSTLFYLSYTHMVASDVSSQGKYIVGWADRPTSERVAYLYKTINGVSTVELLGSLGGLSTAATAVSDNGVVVGYGENALGQVRAFRWTEQTGIQDLTALYGHLLDSGSYFLSALDISKNGEFIVGKAYHAANDKTEAFLLHAPITTATETALLPEAPALLTPAPNPFAAATTIRYDLPAPTTVRLEVVDLYGRTVAVLVDGPRPAGSHYLYYQPDHLAGGLYFLQLTVGARRFHQKMVYLGK; this comes from the coding sequence ATGTCTGCGCGCTTTCTGACGTCGATCTGGCACGTCTGCGTGCTGGTCCTGGCAGGTATCATCGGTCTTGCATCTTTTGCTTCCGCACAGACGCTCACCTGGCTGGGCGCGCCGGAAGCCTGGGAAAACAGCACCGCCGAAGGCGTCTCGTCGGACGGACAGACCGTGGTCGGCTATTTCACTCCCGCCGGCACTTACCTCAGCCGAGCGTTCCGCTGGACTTCCCGCTTCGGGTCTTTCCTGCTCGATCCACGCTACGAAGGGAGCACAGCCACCGCCGTTTCCGGAGACGGGAATACCGTGGTAGGCCGCGCCTACCTGAACAACGATGCGACGAACAGGAACTTCCCGTTTGTATGGTTTGCGTTTTCAATCGACCTGAACGGGGACGGCTACAACGATCTGATCCGGTTAAATCCCCCCGACACGGACGACGGCGTTGCGACCGACCTTTCAGAAGACGGACAGATCATCGTGGGATACTATAAAGATGAGAACGGGAACAACCAGGCGTTCTGGCGAACCGACCAGGGATTCATTGTGCTGGGGACCCTGGGCGGTTCGACCAGCGCCGCGCTGGCCATTTCTCCGGATGGAAGTGTTGTGGTGGGCAGCTCCGAAAACTCTTTCGGCAACACCCATGCGTTTCGATGGACCAGCAACGAAGGCATTCAGCCTTTAAGTACGCTGTTTTATCTGAGCTATACGCATATGGTGGCCTCAGATGTGTCCTCTCAGGGGAAGTACATCGTGGGCTGGGCCGATCGGCCCACCAGCGAGCGCGTGGCATACCTGTACAAAACCATCAACGGCGTGAGTACCGTTGAATTGCTTGGCTCGCTGGGCGGACTGAGCACGGCGGCCACGGCCGTTTCGGATAATGGCGTGGTCGTGGGTTATGGTGAAAACGCGCTGGGCCAGGTCCGTGCCTTTCGATGGACCGAACAGACCGGAATCCAGGACCTGACCGCCCTGTACGGCCACCTGCTCGACAGCGGCTCGTATTTTCTGAGCGCACTGGACATTTCAAAGAACGGAGAGTTTATCGTCGGGAAGGCCTATCATGCAGCCAACGACAAGACCGAGGCGTTCTTGCTGCATGCCCCGATTACCACAGCCACCGAGACGGCTTTACTCCCCGAAGCTCCCGCCCTGCTCACACCGGCTCCCAATCCTTTCGCGGCGGCTACGACGATTCGATACGATCTGCCCGCGCCGACCACCGTTCGCCTGGAAGTCGTGGACCTGTACGGCCGAACCGTGGCGGTTCTGGTAGACGGCCCGCGCCCGGCCGGCAGTCACTACCTCTACTATCAGCCCGATCACCTGGCCGGCGGCCTGTATTTCCTGCAGCTTACCGTCGGTGCCCGACGGTTCCACCAGAAAATGGTCTATCTGGGCAAATAG
- a CDS encoding alpha/beta fold hydrolase produces the protein MKRLTSGWILLLMLGGVAWAQPQLTVEKIMQDPKTWIGDWPDNPFWSEDGQYLYFWWNPKGQFPSDSLYRVSRSGGAPEKVAPEERRNLPPAFDGWHHGEWVYDADFRRKVFARDGDLYLYDRTTRRLTRLTRTAERESNPRFTPDGQAVVFVKENNLFQLDLRTGALTQLTDLRRGQEPRERRPDAQDAFLEAQQRALFEVIRKRVEMREAREKAQERDRKAENPPPTFYYGDKNVEQLQLDPTGRFVTFALTTDEPREKATAVMDYVTESGYARELRARPKVGVPPGSFELYVQDLMRDTTYRVNLHQVPGAYDVPEYLREQGVEPDSQKTKRFLYAYGPYWSGDGRYAVLEVRARDNKDRWIVRLNPETGRLTVLDRQHDEAWIAGPGISWFGGRSTMGWLPDNRHFYFQSERTGYSHLYVVDVETGRIRQLTDGAFEVFDPFISRDGRYWYFTSSEGSPFERHFYRMPIDGGPRERLTTLTGRNDVVLSPDEQVMGILYSYSNRPPEIYLQPLRRGRPGEPQRITHSPTDEWLAYSWRDPEIRFIPASDGAQVPARVYEPDSLNGAAVFFVHGAGYLQNVHRWWSSYFREYMFHNLLADRGYLVLDLDYRGSAGYGRDWRTAIYRHMGGRDLQDYVDAARYVQERYGIPPERVFIYGGSYGGFLTLMALFTEGEHFGGGAALRAVTDWAHYNHPYTSNILNTPETDSIAYVRSSPIYHAEGLEDPLLMCHGLVDTNVQPQDIFRLVQRLIELGKENWELAVYPVEGHGFQEPSSWTDEYRRILKLIEATVGPDRRR, from the coding sequence ATGAAACGTCTGACGTCCGGATGGATCCTGCTGCTGATGCTGGGCGGCGTGGCCTGGGCCCAGCCGCAGCTTACCGTCGAGAAGATCATGCAGGATCCGAAAACCTGGATCGGCGACTGGCCCGACAATCCGTTCTGGTCCGAGGACGGCCAGTACCTCTACTTCTGGTGGAATCCAAAAGGACAGTTTCCCTCCGACTCGCTCTACAGGGTGTCTCGGAGTGGCGGAGCGCCGGAGAAGGTCGCGCCCGAAGAGCGCCGCAACCTGCCGCCGGCCTTCGACGGCTGGCATCACGGCGAATGGGTGTACGACGCGGACTTCCGGCGCAAGGTGTTCGCCCGTGACGGCGACCTGTACCTGTATGACCGCACCACACGTCGGCTCACGCGCCTGACCCGCACGGCCGAGCGCGAAAGCAACCCGCGCTTTACGCCGGACGGCCAGGCCGTCGTGTTCGTGAAAGAGAACAACCTGTTTCAACTGGATCTGCGCACGGGCGCGCTCACGCAACTGACCGACCTGCGACGGGGTCAGGAGCCGCGCGAGCGCAGGCCCGACGCGCAGGACGCCTTCCTCGAAGCGCAGCAGCGAGCCCTCTTCGAAGTGATTCGCAAACGGGTGGAAATGCGCGAGGCGCGCGAAAAGGCACAGGAGCGTGATCGGAAGGCCGAGAATCCGCCGCCGACCTTCTACTACGGCGATAAAAACGTTGAACAACTCCAGCTTGACCCCACCGGGCGTTTCGTAACGTTCGCGCTGACGACCGACGAACCGCGAGAGAAGGCCACGGCCGTCATGGATTACGTGACGGAGTCGGGCTATGCGCGGGAGTTGCGGGCGCGCCCCAAAGTGGGCGTGCCGCCGGGCAGCTTCGAGCTGTATGTGCAGGACCTGATGCGCGACACGACCTACCGGGTGAACCTGCACCAGGTGCCGGGCGCCTACGACGTGCCCGAGTACCTGCGCGAGCAGGGTGTCGAGCCCGATTCACAGAAGACGAAACGGTTCCTGTACGCATACGGCCCTTACTGGAGTGGCGACGGGCGCTATGCCGTGCTGGAGGTTCGGGCACGCGACAACAAGGACCGCTGGATCGTCCGGCTCAATCCGGAAACGGGACGGCTGACCGTGCTCGACCGCCAGCACGACGAAGCCTGGATTGCCGGTCCCGGTATTTCCTGGTTTGGCGGACGCAGCACGATGGGCTGGCTGCCCGACAACCGTCACTTCTACTTCCAGAGCGAGCGCACCGGCTACAGCCACCTGTACGTGGTGGACGTTGAAACCGGCCGGATCCGCCAGCTCACCGACGGGGCGTTTGAGGTGTTCGATCCGTTCATCTCCCGCGACGGCCGCTACTGGTACTTCACCAGCAGCGAGGGCTCGCCCTTCGAGCGCCATTTCTACCGGATGCCCATCGACGGCGGACCGCGTGAGCGACTGACCACGCTGACCGGCCGCAACGATGTGGTGCTGAGCCCGGACGAGCAGGTGATGGGGATTCTGTACTCCTATAGCAACCGGCCGCCGGAAATCTACCTGCAACCGCTCCGGCGCGGGCGGCCGGGCGAGCCGCAGCGTATCACGCACTCGCCCACGGACGAATGGCTGGCCTATTCCTGGCGGGATCCGGAGATCCGGTTCATCCCGGCCTCCGACGGGGCGCAGGTGCCGGCCCGCGTCTACGAGCCCGATTCGCTCAACGGCGCGGCCGTCTTTTTCGTGCACGGCGCCGGATACCTGCAGAACGTCCACCGCTGGTGGAGCAGCTACTTCCGCGAATACATGTTCCACAACCTGCTGGCCGACCGGGGCTACCTGGTGCTGGACCTCGACTACCGGGGCTCGGCCGGCTACGGCCGCGACTGGCGCACGGCCATCTACCGCCACATGGGCGGCCGCGACCTGCAGGACTACGTGGACGCCGCCCGCTACGTGCAGGAGCGCTACGGCATTCCGCCCGAGCGTGTCTTCATCTACGGAGGCTCCTACGGCGGCTTTCTCACGCTCATGGCGCTCTTTACCGAGGGCGAACACTTCGGCGGCGGCGCCGCGCTCCGGGCCGTGACCGACTGGGCGCACTACAACCATCCCTACACCTCGAACATCCTGAACACGCCCGAGACCGATTCGATCGCCTACGTGCGCTCCTCGCCGATCTACCACGCCGAAGGGCTTGAGGACCCGCTGCTCATGTGCCACGGGCTGGTGGATACGAACGTTCAGCCACAGGACATCTTCCGGCTGGTGCAGCGGCTGATCGAGCTGGGCAAAGAAAACTGGGAACTGGCCGTCTACCCGGTCGAAGGTCACGGCTTCCAGGAGCCCTCGAGCTGGACCGACGAGTACAGACGGATCCTGAAGCTGATCGAAGCAACCGTGGGACCCGACCGACGACGGTAG
- a CDS encoding PA0069 family radical SAM protein has translation MTQPPAPKGRGAAFNPPSRFEPRHLEPDPEALAREEMPHRVPTTILEDHTRSALARNDSPDIPFNFGLNPYRGCEHGCAYCYARTYHEYLGFSAGLDFETKIVVKRDIARLLEQTLRRPSWEPQPISLSGVTDPYQPLERRLRLTRACLDVLLRYRNPVVIVTKNALIRRDLDLLAEMARQELVLVWISVTSLKPDITARLEPRTARPALRLKTIEALSRAGVPVGVLAAPIIPGLTDEELPAILEAAARAGARWAGYTLLRLPGAVREIFLDALRRHFPERYDRVVRRLEAMRGPSLNDTRAGRRLHGSGKEADLLAQLFHLTCRRLGLNRTRPVLRTDRFRRDGAQLSLFEQKMP, from the coding sequence ATGACCCAGCCTCCAGCCCCAAAAGGCCGCGGCGCGGCCTTCAATCCGCCCAGCCGCTTCGAGCCGCGCCATCTGGAACCGGACCCGGAGGCGCTCGCCCGGGAAGAAATGCCCCACCGGGTACCCACGACCATCCTGGAAGACCACACGCGCTCGGCGCTCGCCCGCAACGACAGTCCGGACATCCCCTTCAACTTCGGGCTGAATCCCTACCGGGGCTGCGAGCACGGCTGCGCCTACTGCTACGCCCGTACCTATCACGAATACCTGGGCTTTTCGGCCGGACTGGACTTCGAAACGAAGATCGTCGTCAAGCGCGACATTGCCCGCCTGCTCGAACAGACGCTCCGCCGCCCCTCCTGGGAGCCGCAACCCATTTCGCTCTCCGGCGTGACGGATCCCTACCAGCCGCTGGAGCGACGGCTGCGGCTGACGCGGGCCTGTCTGGACGTGCTGCTGCGCTATCGCAACCCGGTGGTGATCGTCACGAAAAACGCGCTCATCCGGCGCGACCTGGACCTGCTCGCCGAAATGGCCCGCCAGGAGCTGGTGCTCGTGTGGATCTCGGTCACCAGCCTGAAGCCGGACATCACGGCCCGCCTGGAGCCGCGCACGGCACGTCCGGCGCTGCGCCTGAAAACCATCGAAGCGTTGAGCCGGGCCGGTGTACCCGTGGGCGTGCTGGCCGCCCCGATCATCCCGGGCCTGACCGACGAAGAGCTGCCGGCCATCCTGGAGGCGGCCGCCCGCGCCGGGGCCCGCTGGGCCGGCTACACGCTGCTCCGCCTGCCCGGAGCCGTACGCGAGATCTTTCTGGATGCACTCCGGCGTCACTTCCCCGAACGCTACGACCGCGTCGTGCGCCGCCTCGAAGCCATGCGTGGCCCTTCGCTCAACGACACGCGCGCCGGCCGCCGCCTGCACGGCTCGGGCAAGGAGGCCGACCTGCTGGCTCAGCTTTTCCACCTGACGTGCCGACGGCTGGGCCTCAACCGCACGCGTCCCGTACTCCGCACCGACCGCTTCCGCCGCGACGGCGCCCAGCTCTCCCTGTTCGAGCAGAAAATGCCCTGA
- a CDS encoding dipeptidase, translated as MLMRLAFLLLLLAPACRAQTPAPTPPRPADTLRAEDGGPVALPPPRYHALLRLDTLWARVLALHYRTLVFDGHIDTPTRMLEGFDFGRRHRRADGHVDLPRMFEGGLDAAFFSIYVPARYGEGAAAVRYARRLLAEVRRQVTAHADSAALAYSAADVLRITRSGRKAILLGIEGGHALAGSVDTLRALYEAGIRYVTLTHVNTNRLADASQDRPRWNGLSEEGRRIVRAMNRLGMLIDLSHASDATFFDVLAISEAPVILSHSSMRALVPAVRNASDEMLRALARNGGVVLINFFDALVNPHLTADVYAEAERRTGGNLRQLWNAVYAVRRERGLPGATLEDVLDHIDHAVQVAGIDHVGLGSDFDGVFDLPAGLEDVTRLPWITYGLYRRGYSETDIQKILGGNLLRVLREAERVAARLQATEAGSTSD; from the coding sequence ATGCTGATGCGTCTCGCGTTTTTGCTGCTGTTGCTGGCGCCGGCCTGTCGGGCCCAGACGCCCGCGCCGACGCCGCCTCGCCCGGCCGACACGCTCCGGGCCGAGGACGGTGGTCCCGTTGCGCTACCGCCTCCCCGCTACCACGCCCTGCTGCGTCTGGACACGCTCTGGGCACGGGTGCTGGCCCTGCACTACCGCACGCTGGTCTTCGACGGGCACATCGACACGCCCACCCGCATGCTGGAGGGCTTCGACTTCGGACGACGCCACCGCCGGGCCGACGGTCACGTGGACCTGCCCCGCATGTTCGAAGGCGGACTCGACGCCGCGTTCTTTTCGATCTACGTGCCCGCCCGCTACGGCGAGGGTGCAGCGGCCGTCCGCTACGCCCGTCGCCTGCTCGCCGAAGTGCGCCGTCAGGTGACCGCCCACGCCGACAGCGCTGCGCTCGCCTACTCGGCCGCCGACGTGCTGCGCATCACGCGAAGCGGCCGCAAGGCCATCCTGCTGGGGATCGAAGGCGGCCACGCACTGGCCGGCTCGGTGGACACGCTCCGGGCGCTTTACGAAGCCGGCATTCGGTATGTCACGCTCACGCACGTCAACACGAACCGGCTGGCCGATGCCTCCCAGGATCGCCCGCGCTGGAACGGCCTCAGCGAAGAGGGCCGCCGGATCGTCCGCGCAATGAACCGCCTCGGCATGCTCATCGACCTGTCGCACGCGTCCGACGCGACCTTCTTCGACGTGCTGGCCATCTCCGAGGCCCCCGTCATTCTCTCGCATTCCTCGATGCGGGCGCTGGTGCCCGCCGTCCGCAACGCCAGCGACGAAATGCTCCGGGCGCTGGCTCGCAACGGCGGCGTCGTGCTCATCAACTTCTTCGACGCGCTGGTCAATCCGCACCTGACGGCCGACGTCTACGCCGAGGCCGAGCGCCGCACAGGCGGCAACCTGCGCCAGCTCTGGAATGCTGTCTATGCGGTCCGGCGCGAGCGGGGTCTGCCGGGCGCCACGCTCGAAGACGTGCTCGACCATATCGACCACGCCGTGCAGGTGGCGGGGATCGACCACGTCGGGCTGGGCTCGGACTTCGACGGCGTGTTCGACCTGCCCGCCGGACTCGAAGACGTGACGCGTCTGCCCTGGATCACCTACGGCCTCTACCGCCGCGGCTACTCCGAAACGGACATTCAGAAAATCCTTGGCGGCAATTTGCTGCGCGTGCTGCGCGAAGCCGAACGCGTCGCCGCCCGCCTTCAGGCTACGGAAGCCGGATCAACGTCCGACTGA